A single Argentina anserina chromosome 7, drPotAnse1.1, whole genome shotgun sequence DNA region contains:
- the LOC126801725 gene encoding U-box domain-containing protein 44-like, translated as MAKDIIISASFVPVSELLSQTVLAMFDTVNSAKEVLIHKENFKVFATYLERTSSVLKELSKKNIEHSEGLVNALVIVNREVEVAKHLALDCRKKNKICLLINCRKIVKALESSTKDIGRALSLLSLPSLDVSVGINNQINNLCKNMLDAEYRTAVAEEEILAKIELGIQEGNADMSHKKDLLLRIAETLGISNEHSELTKEFEEFKRELDDTNLRKGSEEELQMEQICQIIALLEGTNLDTAAEDEVTEYSEERVSLGRQPLEPLRQFYCPLTHEIMVDPVETSSQQTFERSAIEKWFAEGNRQCPLTDIPLDTSILRPNKALKRSIEEWRDRNTRIIIASIKPTLQSSVEQEVLQSLEKLQNLCLESDIYQEWVVMEDYIPVLIGLLGTKNRAIRKNDLAILSILAKDSEDNKGRITVVNNALEAIVRSLARQSEESKVALQLLLELSRSSVAQDLMGNVQGCILLVGTMLNNEDDQVTRNAVELLENLSCIDQNVIQMARANYFKPLLKLLSSGSEDVKMVMAGTLSEIELTDHNKLSIVKDGALRPLLELLSNGDLERRKIGVKALLHLSSLPQNGLEMIRKGAVGPLLELLYSHSLSSPALREQVAETIMYLAMSTTSQEAREDRVSLLDSEEDIFKLFSLISLTGPDMQRSILKTFHAMCQSSSGLDIRIKLRQISAVQVLVQLCEVDNSTVRANAVKLFSRLTEDGDDSKFLEHISQRCIDSLLRIIKSSSDDVEEMAAAMGIIANLPKDHPQITGWLLDAEALQIIWTCLSDGNRDASYRRQLVESAVGALGHFTVASNQEWQRKVAEAGIIPVLVQLLASGTALTRQKAAISLKQLSESSGRLSKPIKHGIFLCCFSAPEPGCPAHLGICTVESSFCIVKAKALDPLVRMLGEADVGACEASLDALLTLIDGERLEQGGKVLDEAKAVSLIIKLLSSESARLQRKSLMALERIFQVNELTLKYGTLAHMALVDIAQKKNSDMKSLAAKVLGQLGVLEKQSSYF; from the exons ATGGCAAAGGATATAATTATCAGTGCTTCTTTTGTTCCGGTGTCTGAATTACTCTCTCAGACAGTTTTGGCCATGTTTGATACTGTAAACTCTGCCAAGGAAGTcctcattcacaaagaaaactTCAAGGTATTCGCTACATACTTGGAGAGAACCTCTTCTGTATTGAAAGAGTTGTCGAAGAAAAACATTGAGCATTCAGAAGGCCTAGTTAATGCTCTGGTGATTGTCAACCGAGAGGTGGAAGTTGCCAAGCATCTAGCTCTTGATtgcagaaagaaaaacaagattTGTCTCTTGATTAATTGCCGGAAGATTGTTAAGGCGCTAGAGAGCAGTACAAAAGACATTGGTAGAGCACTCAGTCTACTGTCACTGCCTTCTTTGGATGTTTCAGTGGGTATAAATAACCAGATTAACAATCTATGCAAGAACATGTTGGATGCTGAGTATCGAACAGCTGTAGCTGAGGAAGAGATTTTGGCAAAAATTGAGTTGGGAATACAAGAAGGAAATGCTGATATGTCCCACAAAAAAGATCTGCTTCTTCGTATCGCTGAGACTCTTGGGATCTCTAATGAGCATTCTGAACTGACAAAGGAATTTGAGGAGTTCAAACGTGAATTGGATGATACCAACTTGAGAAAAGGCTCTGAAGAAGAATTGCAAATGGAACAGATTTGTCAAATCATAGCATTGCTTGAAGGAACTAATCTTGACACAGCTGCTGAGGATGAGGTGACTGAGTATTCAGAAGAGAGAGTTTCCTTGGGAAGGCAACCGTTGGAACCTCTTCGGCAATTTTACTGCCCTCTCACTCATGAAATCATGGTGGACCCTGTGGAAACTTCATCACAGCAGACATTTGAAAGAAGTGCAATAGAGAaatggtttgcagaaggcaaTAGGCAATGTCCTTTGACTGATATTCCTTTGGATACTTCAATTTTACGGCCAAACAAAGCTCTAAAACGGTCCATTGAAGAGTGGAGAGATAGGAACACCAGGATCATCATTGCCTCTATCAAACCAACTCTTCAGTCTAGTGTAGAGCAAGAAGTGCTTCAATCCTTAGAGAAGCTGCAGAATCTATGCTTGGAAAGCGATATTTACCAAGAATGGGTGGTAATGGAGGACTACATTCCAGTTCTTATTGGACTTCTTGGTACAAAAAATAGAGCAATAAGAAAGAATGATCTTGCCATCCTATCAATCCTTGCAAAAGATAGCGAAGACAATAAG GGAAGAATTACAGTAGTAAATAATGCACTTGAAGCCATTGTCCGCTCACTTGCACGACAAAGTGAGGAAAGCAAGGTGGCATTGCAGCTGTTATTGGAACTATCAAGAAGTAGCGTTGCACAAGATTTAATGGGAAATGTTcaaggctgcatacttctaGTAGGAACAATGTTAAACAATGAAGATGATCAAGTCACTAGAAATGCAGTAGAGCTTTTAGAGAATCTTTCTTGCATTGATCAGAATGTTATACAGATGGCAAGAGCAAATTATTTCAAACCTTTGTTGAAGCTTCTTTCTTCAG GATCAGAAGATGTTAAAATGGTTATGGCAGGAACATTGTCAGAAATTGAGTTGACTGATCACAACAAACTGTCTATAGTTAAAGATGGGGCACTAAGGCCACTTCTTGAACTGCTCTCAAATGGTGATTTAGAGAGGAGGAAAATAGGTGTCAAAGCTCTTCTTCACCTCTCTAGCTTACCACAAAACGGCCTAGAGATGATTAGAAAGGGTGCAGTTGGACCGCTGCTTGAGCTTCTCTATTCTCACAGCTTATCATCACCGGCCTTGCGCGAGCAGGTGGCCGAAACAATCATGTACCTTGCTATGTCGACTACCTCCCAAGAAGCTAGAGAGGATCGGGTTTCCTTGTTAGACTCTGAAGAAGATATTTTTAAACTCTTTTCACTAATATCTTTAACAGGACCTGACATGCAAAGAAGCATCCTTAAAACTTTCCATGCAATGTGCCAATCTTCTTCTGGTTTAGACATCAGAATAAAGTTGAGGCAG ATCTCTGCTGTCCAAGTATTGGTTCAATTGTGCGAGGTGGATAATTCTACTGTCCGAGCAAATGCAGTTAAATTGTTCTCACGCTTAACAGAAGATGGTGATGACAGCAAATTTTTGGAGCATATAAGTCAGAGATGCATAGACTCCTTGCTAAGGATTATAAAAAGTTCTAGTGATGATGTGGAAGAGATGGCTGCAGCAATGGGTATTATTGCTAATCTTCCAAAGGATCACCCCCAGATCACTGGTTGGCTTCTAGATGCTGAGGCACTTCAAATCATCTGGACTTGCCTTAGTGATGGGAATAGAGATGCCTCATATAGAAGACAATTAGTAGAGAGTGCTGTTGGAGCTCTTGGTCATTTCACAGTAGCATCAAACCAGGAATGGCAGAGAAAAGTAGCAGAAGCCGGCATTATCCCAGTGCTGGTGCAGCTACTGGCTTCTGGAACTGCTTTGACAAGACAAAAGGCAGCTATTTCACTCAAACAACTATCTGAGAGTTCCGGAAGATTAAGCAAGCCAATAAAGCATGGTATTTTCCTGTGCTGCTTCTCTGCACCTGAACCTGGCTGCCCTGCACATTTGGGCATTTGCACAGTTGAATCTTCATTCTGCATAGTAAAGGCAAAAGCTCTTGATCCACTTGTGAGAATGCTTGGGGAGGCAGATGTAGGAGCATGTGAAGCTTCTCTGGATGCACTTCTAACACTGATAGATGGCGAAAGACTAGAACAAGGCGGCAAGGTGCTAGACGAAGCAAAAGCCGTCAGTCTGATTATTAAGCTATTGAGTTCGGAGTCTGCCAGGTTACAAAGAAAGTCTCTCATGGCTTTGGAAAGGatttttcaagtaaatgaGTTAACTCTGAAATATGGAACTTTAGCTCATATGGCATTAGTGGACATTGCTCAGAAGAAAAATAGTGACATGAAATCTTTGGCTGCCAAGGTACTCGGTCAATTAGGTGTGCTCGAAAAACAGTCTTCTTACTTTTGA